Proteins encoded within one genomic window of Rhododendron vialii isolate Sample 1 chromosome 1a, ASM3025357v1:
- the LOC131327320 gene encoding uncharacterized protein LOC131327320: MLGDVEADEISKMQLVLYGTVHSLLISHFETNFFNAIIDLKEGMKLVLCEMFSISSFKEETGQLSCGKEGKKRQRSKQEKVAKKRQRLTQQSESEPDSPIQTQKQTQQKKHRSPKQKKKAMKQESQSQSQSQSQSQPDSPTQTQKQCTFRSNVIGTVGLLSKLNLNNAHLELLKQTPFWMLIDAIRKGKLAEKACMKHDKTILSIIQNYDTNDSKFLIGGKKVAITRNDIKLIFGIACGNKQIGDLNKKKSDVAFAKRRGIQEARIGSKKMKDMINEILSKKEESITEEDIQDVVRLVCMFICLTLFFSTSGVTIAWTYVHCMEKIEEIKDYDWAQSIAETLNTSMHKFHDKPRDATGCVVALMYWICEHTDLIARPKNEAIPRLLNWNTSDLKKRIDDFKDLSNLNITVYEKELQETCQEAQVYSMPHPEVVDDNDRGTISQMMQHTQSPQSPALRLDEIHLTEK; this comes from the exons GGTTCTATGTGAAATGTTCTCGATCAGCTCCTTCAAGGAGGAGACTGGCCAGTTATCCTGCGGCAAAGAG GGAAAGAAACGACAAagatcaaaacaagaaaaggtCGCCAAGAAACGCCAAAGGCTTACCCAACAATCTGAATCTGAACCAGACTCCCCAATCCAGACCCAAAAGCAAACCCAACAAAAGAAACATCGGAgcccaaaacagaaaaagaaggcAATGAAACAagaatcacaatcacaatcacaatcacaatcacaatcacaacCAGACTCCCCAACCCAGACCCAAAAGCAATGCACATTCAGGTCCAATGTAATAGGAACGGTGGGGCTATTGTCAAAACTGAACTTGAACAATGCCCACTTAGAGCTCTTGAAACAAACACCGTTTTGGATGCTGATTGAtgccattaggaaaggtaagTTAGCGGAAAAAGCTTGCATGAAGCACGATAAAACCATCCTGAGTATCATTCAGAACTATGATACCAATGACAGCAAGTTCCTCATTGGTGGTAAGAAGGTTGCCATAACAAGGAATGACATCAAGCTAATCTTTGGTATAGCTTGTGGGAACAAACAAATAGGAGAtttgaacaagaagaaaagtgatgttgcatttgcaaaaagaagggGGATCCAGGAGGCAAGGATTGGTAGTAAAAAGATGAAAGACATGATCAATgaaatactttcaaaaaaagagGAATCCATAACTGAAGAAGACATCCAAGATGTAGTCCGCCTTGTATGCATGTTCATTTGCCTGACGCTGTTCTTCTCCACATCAGGAGTCACCATTGCATGGACATATGTGCATTGCATggagaaaatagaagaaataaaagacTACGACTGGGCACAATCCATTGCAGAAACATTGAATACATCAATGCACAAATTCCATGACAAACCAAGAGATGCAACAGGATGTGTGGTGGCATTAATG TACTGGATTTGTGAACACACGGATTTGATTGCACgaccaaaaaatgaagcaattccAAGACTACTAAACTGGAACACCTCAGACctgaaaaaaagaattgatgaTTTTAAAGATTTGAGCAATCTCAACATTACG GTATATGagaaagaacttcaagaaacatGTCAAGAGGCTCAAGTCTACAGCATGCCACACCCAGAAGTTGTAGATGACAATGACAGGGGAACTATATCACAGATGATGCAGCATACACAATCTCCACAAAGTCCGGCACTACGACTTGATGAGATACACTTAACTGAAAAATAG